The segment GATAGAGCCCACCAACTGGACTACCTGTGCCTTTCGTTGCAAAACCCACATTTTTCCAATCCGTACCTTTTTTCACCTGGAGCTGGTAATACTTACCGAGTTCAGTGGGGTAGCTCAGCGCAACTGCTGGCGACACAGTCAGTTGCGGTTGTGCATTGGCAACAGCGATGCAAAAAGTGGCGGAGACCAAGGTGAGGAACTTTGTAGCGAATTTCATCAGTTTCTTGTGGCAGAATCGTCCGCGATTGAGCAGAGTCGCGGAAGTTGACACGATGCGATTCCTGCTCCAATCGCCAGCCTGGACTGTATTCATTGTTTTACAACAATCGTCGTCGAGAAAAATACAATTAGGATGTAAGCAGATGGCGACACTGCAGGATGAAAAACGGAATTGTACTTTCAGAGAAGTCCTGGGCGTGCTCTTTTAGTGGGTGGGTTTGAAGCGTTTGGTGAAATCTTCCGGGCTGAGCTTGGCAATTTTTGCCAGTTCTGCCACGTGGCCAGCATCGGCAAAGTCGCTCTCTTCGAGACGCACCATGTAGCGGCGGGCACATTGGAAGGAATCGCTGTGGATGTTCACATTTCGTGTGCGCATCCGCGATGTTTCTGGATTGATCATTTCTTCGAACGGCAGTGGTGTTAACTTGCCGTCGATAATGCTGATGATGGCACCATACTTCGTGGCTTCGTCGCTGGAAAGAAACCGCATGGCACCAAAGCCCAGGTCGCGGGTGTATTCCGCATCGTAGGGAATGGGATCTGCGGAACGAAGTTCGTATCCCAGGTCTTTACTGATGAAATCAACCTTGAGGCCCAGTTCCGACAGACGTGCCCCCAGGTAATCCTTCACGATTCGGCCAAAGTCGAGTTCCCCCAACCGCAAGTGGTTGTGGTCATCGCGTTCGATTTTGCCATAAAGTTTTAATTTATCCGCACCAATCGCATTGATTAAGCCTTTCTCACCAATTGCCTCAATCAAACCTTCGGCCAACACGGCAACGCCATAATTTTTGTCGCCAAGTTTGCGTTTAATAATCGAACCGATGATCAGGTCCGCCACCGATTCCAGTGTAATCGGCTGACCGGCAAATTCTTCCGGAATAATTGTGATGGTGGAAGCACTGGATTTGCCAATGCCCAGTGCCAGGTGGCCTGCGGCTCGTCCCATGCTGATGATGATATACCAGCGACCGGTGGTCTTGGCATCCGCGTGCAGGGCTCGGGTGGTCAGCGTTCCCAGGTGGCGTGCGGTTTCAAAGCCGAAGGTGGGGGTGCCTTCCGGCAGAGGTAAATCGTTATCGATCGTTTTGGGCACGTGGCAGACGCGGATCATTTTGTCTTTACTGCCGGAGCCAGGACCCACCCGTTTGGCCACCTGGCTGCCGGAAAATGCCGTATCATCCCCACCTATCGTCACCAGGCAGGAAATGTTCATTTCATCAAGCACTTTCAGAACATTCTGCATGTCGGCTTCTTTTTTCGCCGGATTGGTGCGTGCCGTTCCCAGAATCGACCCACCTTGCAGGTAGTGCGCAGCTACCTCTTCTACAGTCAGAATGCGATTTTTGGTGGTAGAGCCTTCTACCAGATGTTTAAAACCATTTTGAAAACCGATTACTTCCATGCCGTAGGTCAGAATGGCATCGATGGTAACCGAACTAATCACGCCATTAATTCCCGGTGCGGGGCCACCACCGACAACAATCCCCAGCCGTTTTCCCTTCAACACTGTTTCCATGATTTCCTTGCAGGTTGCTAGTCATTTGAACAATGATGTGAATTTATGATTCCCACGGTACCGTGGGGAGCTGGAAACAGAAATGAGACTATTCTAATATTCTTGGTTGCGGTCCTAACTCCATGCGCGGTAAAGCTTTGGGTGGTTCCGGCGTATCTGCAGGCCGATACACACTTTGCAAAATCTCTGGCAAAGGCTCATCAGAGCGAAAACTGCTCAGGTCGATATTTAATGATTTTCTCACTAATTGATAGGCGGGATCGTCTGGCAGAAGTGCCTGATCTGTTGGCGGAATGGGCTGCTTTGCCTGCATCGAAGGGAAGACAAGTTCGCCCGGTTTCTTCGTGCTTGCTGGAGCAGGTTCCTGGGGTGCAGCAGCTTCTGGTACCTGGATGATGTTGGACACGTGCACTGCAGCAGGTGGCTGAAAATATCTGCCCACACCAAAAGCAATGACCAGCATACCGAAATAGGTAATACTTTGTAAGAATCGATTCATGTCGCACCATCCTGGCGTCGAAAAATCAAGAAAAGTTACCCTATTTTGACATCACTTCCACCATTTGTCCAGTGCAACTCAGAAAAATAGATGAAAATTATCTCACAATTCGAGCAAGCGACGGATTCAAATCAACTTTTGGCTTTTTCTACCAGCAGGCCCGCCAGACCGTCTGAACCCAGATGGATTGATTTTTTTTGAGCAGAAACGCGAATGGTGAAAATATCATCGAGTGAGTGGTATTCAATCACTTTAATTTTTGCACCTGGTATCAGACCAAGCTGCTGCCACCGGCGTAACCGATCAGGGTGGGAATCGGAAACTTCCCGAATCACCAGCGAATCACCCGAGTGGCAGTCCACAATCCTCTTCAATTCCCGTTTCGCCATCTGACCATCCACAGTGGGGATCAGATGACCATGAGGATCTTCTAATGGTTCTCCCAAGTGGGCAGCGATGGCCTGTTCCACGCGGGGCGAAATGGCATGTTCCAGTGCCTCCGCTTCCACATCCACCTCGCTCCAATCCAGCCCCAGCACTTTGGTCAACAGAAGTTCAATCAGGCGGTGCCTGCGTATCACTTGTAATGCCAGCCGAAGGCCTTCAGCAGTCAGAATTGCCCCCTGGCGGGCTTCATATTCGATCAGTGATGCCTTTGCCAGCTTTTTTAACATTCCGGTGACAGAAGAGGCACGGACATTCAGCAGTTCGACGATTTCGTTAGGTGTTACCTGATTACGATCCCCACCCAGACGGTGGATAGCTTTCAGGTAGTCTTGCACGGATCGACTAACAGCAGACATTTGCATCTACAGGGTTCAGGTAATCGCACTCTCAATTTACTAAGGATGGCACGATTGGCGATAGCGGAAATCCCCCACTCAGGTTGTAAAACAACGCAACGATACCAGAACGCCATAGATTGGCAGAAGAGAACAGATATGCTGGCAGGGAAACGTGCATTGATCACTGGGAGCAGCCGCGGGATTGGCCTGGGAGTTGCACAGGCATTTGCGTCGGCGGGTGCCACCATCTTCTGTTGTTCTGAGCAGCCCTATGAAGCCTGTATCGAGCTGCACCCATTATTGGGAAAGCAAACTGATCGTTATTTGCAGGTTGACCTTCGCACCGACCGTGGGGCAATCGAAGTGGTACAGCGGGCAGAGCAGATCCTGGGAGGCCTGGATATTCTGGTCAATAATGTGGGGACATTCAATGAACCACCTTTGCTGGATATTACACGTCACGATTTTGAGCGGATTTTTGGCATTAATGTCTGGTCGGCATTGGCATGCAGTCAGGAATTCGCCAGACTGGCAATCACTGCGAAGCGACCTGGTCGGATTTTGTTCACTTCGTCGCTGAATGGCAGCAGATCGGAACCTGCCCACACGCTGTACGATGCCAGCAAGGGTGCAATGAATGCGTTAATCCGGCAATTGGCGATTGAACTGGCACCCCACAGCATCACGACGGCGGGGATCGCACCCGGTTTGGTAGAAACCCCACTGACCGATTTTGGCCTGCGCTCCGATCCTGCGGTGCGGCAAATGATCGAACATCAAATTCCAGTGGGCAAAATTGCCACCGTGGCTGATATCGCCCACTGGTATGTGTTTTTAGCCAGCGATGCTGCCAATTATGGTACTGGGATCATTATTCCGGTGGATGGTGGGCTGGACGCACAGCAAATGGGCATGAGACCGATTGCGGAATCAGAAAAACATTAATATTTGTTAATAATCGGGTGTTTCGGCACTTACAAGCCAAATACTTTTTCCATTTGCTTGCGGATCGTCGTTAATCGTTCCAGCCCACCCCCACCAACTTCTGCGGTGGCCCAACCCGTAAAGCCAATATCTTTCAAGCCCTGGCGAACTTGATCCCACGGCAGGTCGCCTTCGCCGATATCGGTAAATTTATTGTCCTTACGGCTAAAGCCTTTCACATCGAGTTTCACGCACCGATGGCCGAATTCACGCAGCCAATCGCCCGGTTGACCGTATTTCCAGTGATTGCCGATATCGTAATACATCCCCACCCACGGACTGTTGAAACTATCGACAAATTCAACGAACTTTTTCGCCGATTGTTCAGGCGGGGCGTTGTGATCGTAGTGCATCTGATTCCAGACATTTTCAAACAGAATTGGCTGGCCAAGTGCAGCCGCTAGTGGGAGCAGTTTGCGGATCTCTTCTCGTGCTCGTGCGTCAATCACATCGGCGGCACCGTCTCCCCCACGTCCAATGACAATGAGCACGCCATTCCCACCTGCTGCGTGGGAGACGCGGATGCAATGCTCGATATTCTTCACGCCCGCAGCACGATCTTCAGCGTTTGGACTGGTCAACCTCTTGTTCCAGTGGGCATGGTTGATGGCGTTGTGGACAAACATGCCCGATTCCTGCACCGCCTGACGAGCCTGCTCTGGTGTAAATTCTGCCGCCTGATCGAAATCTACCCCATCAAACCCCGCATCTTTGGCAAGCTTTAATCGTTGTGCGATTGTCAGATCTTTCCCATCAAGTTTCTTGGGGATCATTCCCAACTTACAGGAAAGCAGAATCGTTTTTCCCGTGGGTGGGGTGATGATTGCAGCAGGTTTTTCCTGACCAAGACTGACCGAGTTACCAGC is part of the Zavarzinella sp. genome and harbors:
- a CDS encoding sugar phosphate isomerase/epimerase family protein, encoding MNLPDTNRRQFFTGSTLAVGAAALAGNSVSLGQEKPAAIITPPTGKTILLSCKLGMIPKKLDGKDLTIAQRLKLAKDAGFDGVDFDQAAEFTPEQARQAVQESGMFVHNAINHAHWNKRLTSPNAEDRAAGVKNIEHCIRVSHAAGGNGVLIVIGRGGDGAADVIDARAREEIRKLLPLAAALGQPILFENVWNQMHYDHNAPPEQSAKKFVEFVDSFNSPWVGMYYDIGNHWKYGQPGDWLREFGHRCVKLDVKGFSRKDNKFTDIGEGDLPWDQVRQGLKDIGFTGWATAEVGGGGLERLTTIRKQMEKVFGL
- a CDS encoding SDR family oxidoreductase, coding for MLAGKRALITGSSRGIGLGVAQAFASAGATIFCCSEQPYEACIELHPLLGKQTDRYLQVDLRTDRGAIEVVQRAEQILGGLDILVNNVGTFNEPPLLDITRHDFERIFGINVWSALACSQEFARLAITAKRPGRILFTSSLNGSRSEPAHTLYDASKGAMNALIRQLAIELAPHSITTAGIAPGLVETPLTDFGLRSDPAVRQMIEHQIPVGKIATVADIAHWYVFLASDAANYGTGIIIPVDGGLDAQQMGMRPIAESEKH
- a CDS encoding metal-dependent transcriptional regulator, which produces MSAVSRSVQDYLKAIHRLGGDRNQVTPNEIVELLNVRASSVTGMLKKLAKASLIEYEARQGAILTAEGLRLALQVIRRHRLIELLLTKVLGLDWSEVDVEAEALEHAISPRVEQAIAAHLGEPLEDPHGHLIPTVDGQMAKRELKRIVDCHSGDSLVIREVSDSHPDRLRRWQQLGLIPGAKIKVIEYHSLDDIFTIRVSAQKKSIHLGSDGLAGLLVEKAKS
- the pfp gene encoding diphosphate--fructose-6-phosphate 1-phosphotransferase; this translates as METVLKGKRLGIVVGGGPAPGINGVISSVTIDAILTYGMEVIGFQNGFKHLVEGSTTKNRILTVEEVAAHYLQGGSILGTARTNPAKKEADMQNVLKVLDEMNISCLVTIGGDDTAFSGSQVAKRVGPGSGSKDKMIRVCHVPKTIDNDLPLPEGTPTFGFETARHLGTLTTRALHADAKTTGRWYIIISMGRAAGHLALGIGKSSASTITIIPEEFAGQPITLESVADLIIGSIIKRKLGDKNYGVAVLAEGLIEAIGEKGLINAIGADKLKLYGKIERDDHNHLRLGELDFGRIVKDYLGARLSELGLKVDFISKDLGYELRSADPIPYDAEYTRDLGFGAMRFLSSDEATKYGAIISIIDGKLTPLPFEEMINPETSRMRTRNVNIHSDSFQCARRYMVRLEESDFADAGHVAELAKIAKLSPEDFTKRFKPTH